From the genome of Leptotrichia sp. HSP-342:
TTCTTCCTAAGAATCCACGTACATATTCTTCGTGCTGGTCAGGTGAAAATTGTCTTAGCCAGTCAATCAATGACAAATCTACCCCTTCAAAAAATTCAGAGTTGTCTTTTGGGAAATAACTTTGAGAAGTTGTAACTCCCCATTCAACAGTTCCTGAATCTGGTTCTAATTCTCCAGCTAGAATTTGGAAAAGAGTAGTCTTTGCAATGTCATTTTTTGATAAAATAACAACTTTGTCCCCAGTATTTATGGTAAAGGAAATATTGTTAAGAACTTTTTCGCCATCAATAGTTTTGGTTAAGTTCTCAACTTTTAACATATTATTTCCAGCTTCTCTTTCAGGCTTGAACTCGATGTATGGATATTTTCTGTTAGAAACTTGCATATCTTCAAATTGTAATTTTTCCAGCTGTTTCTTACGGCTTGTAGCCTGTTTTGATTTTGAGGCATTGGCAGAGAAACGTGCAATAAAGTCTTGCAATTCCTTTTTCTTTTGCTCCATCTTTTTATTTTGGTTTCTGATTAATTCTTGCATTAATTGATTTGATTCGTACCAGAAATCATAGTTTCCAACAAACATTTTAATTTTTCCGTAATCAATATCAGCAATATGAGTACAAACCTTGTTTAAAAAGTGTCTATCATGCGAAACTACAAGTACAGTTGTGTTTTCCAAGTCCATCAGAAAATCTTCTAGCCATTTTACTGCGTGCAAGTCAAGTCCATTTGTAGGCTCATCTAATAATAATATGTCAGGATTTCCAAAAATAGCCTGTGCAAGTAGAACCTTTACTTTTTCAGGCTCTGTTAACTCTTTCATCAGTTTATGATGAAGTTCAGCGGGAATTCCTAAACCAATAAGAAATTTTTCAGCATTTGTTTCGGCTTCCCAGCCATCTAGCTCTGCAAATTCTCCTTCAAGTTCAGCCGCTAAGTTTCCATCTTCTTCTGTAAATTCAGTTTTTGCGTATAGGGCATTTTTTTGCATCATAATATCGTATAATTTTGCGTGTCCCATCATTACCACATTTAATACTTCTTCGTCTTCATAAGCAAAGTGATCCTGTTTTAGAAATGATAATCTTTTATTTTTTTCTACAATAACTTCTCCAGAAGTAGAATCAAGCTCCCCGCTTAATATTTTTAAAAACGTCGATTTTCCAGCTCCATTCGGTCCAATAATACCGTAACAGTTTCCTTCTGTAAATTTAATATTTACTTCATCAAAAAGTTTTCGTCCACCAAACTGGACAGATAAATTACTTGTTGAAATCAAAAAAATTTCCTCCTTAAATATTTATATTTTTCTTACATTATATCAAAAATTTTCACTAAAAACAAAATAAATTTATTTAAAACCTTTATTTTTTTCAAAATAATTGGTAAAATATACGAAAGAAAAAAATTGAAAAGGATAGAATGGGGAAAAGTATGAATAAGACAAATTTTCACACTCACAATTACCGATGTGAACATGCCGTTGGAAATGTGGAAGATTATGTAAAAGTAGCGATTAGAGAAGGTTATACTGAACTTGGAATTTCAGATCACGCTCCAATGCCTGAATATTATGAAAATAACAGAATGAAAGAAGAAGATTTTGACGGATATTTGAAGGAAATAGAAGAAGCACAGAGAAAATATGGAGATAAAATCAAGATTTATAAATCACTAGAGATTGAATATTTTCCAGAATTTATTGAAAAATACGATAGATATAGAGAAAAATTAGATTATCTTGTTTTAGGACTGCATGCCTTTAGAAAAAACGGAGATAGCACAAATTATAATGCTTGGAAGATACAGACAGGGGAAGATGTACTAGCTTATGCGAAATATATGGTTGAGGCTATAGAAAGTGGTAAATTTGACTACATTGCACATCCAGATTTGTATGTAATAAATTATCGGACTTGGGATGAAAGCTGTAAAAAAGCTGCACATATGATTGCAAAAGCAGCAGAAAAAATGGATGTA
Proteins encoded in this window:
- a CDS encoding histidinol-phosphatase encodes the protein MNKTNFHTHNYRCEHAVGNVEDYVKVAIREGYTELGISDHAPMPEYYENNRMKEEDFDGYLKEIEEAQRKYGDKIKIYKSLEIEYFPEFIEKYDRYREKLDYLVLGLHAFRKNGDSTNYNAWKIQTGEDVLAYAKYMVEAIESGKFDYIAHPDLYVINYRTWDESCKKAAHMIAKAAEKMDVPLEVNANGIRKTFERHPDWDRYMYPYKEFWEIVKQYNVRTIIGSDAHDFNRMEDKEMEIAREFAKEIGLNVIESIF
- a CDS encoding ABC-F family ATP-binding cassette domain-containing protein — encoded protein: MISTSNLSVQFGGRKLFDEVNIKFTEGNCYGIIGPNGAGKSTFLKILSGELDSTSGEVIVEKNKRLSFLKQDHFAYEDEEVLNVVMMGHAKLYDIMMQKNALYAKTEFTEEDGNLAAELEGEFAELDGWEAETNAEKFLIGLGIPAELHHKLMKELTEPEKVKVLLAQAIFGNPDILLLDEPTNGLDLHAVKWLEDFLMDLENTTVLVVSHDRHFLNKVCTHIADIDYGKIKMFVGNYDFWYESNQLMQELIRNQNKKMEQKKKELQDFIARFSANASKSKQATSRKKQLEKLQFEDMQVSNRKYPYIEFKPEREAGNNMLKVENLTKTIDGEKVLNNISFTINTGDKVVILSKNDIAKTTLFQILAGELEPDSGTVEWGVTTSQSYFPKDNSEFFEGVDLSLIDWLRQFSPDQHEEYVRGFLGRMLFSGEEAKKKAKVLSGGEKVRCMLSKMMLSNANVLLLDNPTDHLDLESITSLNKSLERFNGTILFTTHDHEFIQTIANKIIEITPKGILEKEMEYDDYLNDETVEARLNEMYS